One Phormidium ambiguum IAM M-71 DNA window includes the following coding sequences:
- a CDS encoding DUF4365 domain-containing protein: MADKSKKTKEQRKIPFGFTLRQKFHEQQGLINDIAWSPDGQMIAIATSNNTVQVCDVANGKVIWTLRQPSSKISSITWSPDGTMLASGCGDTTIWLWNIKTGKRRKQLKGHNDWVWKVSWSPDGRTIASSSRDNTIRLWDMKTTKCQKVWEWGFFDLKSQNIVWSSDSQTLVSSYLHMIGIWDVETGEMMQMFSKKIADSITSMALSPCGTLIALGTKSIILILNEGRLINQLEGHVKDVTSVSFSFDGRLLASKAKDGTVRFWRTDTWDTVAVLQEPSLGLSDREIQFCPNSSLLAAIGNQDQEICIWDVNIDALFNKFLESESVRYRNAKIVLVGDQTVGKTSLGMVLVGEEFKATDATHGRRVLNLSVKPHTSKEGLKETRETLIWDLAGQPEFRLIHQLSLDQTDVALVLVDASDPNDPFRGVSFWNKALQQAKDSDHLVKYLVAAKTDVCTPTVTLERMQTYAAEAGFQGVFFTSAKTGEGIKDLLKQVEKGINWDNLPQNVSQPLFKNMKDFVVNKKQNNQILKTITELRQHFQILSKASFDEEEFTAAIKQVEAHDLVRILSFGNYVLLQSELLDNYASAMASAARRQPDGLGFLEAQTAREGKFDFGSLKRIKQDNERIILQSTIELFITKQLAILDEGKLIFPSQFNRELPEHPEPDGILVKYIFEGAILNAYATLVVRLYYSEAFNMEPLWKNAAIFLPFGLTDTSSRCGFILKEIDEGTGLLTVFFGAEVPEPTKILFLKYVHEHLKRKALDGKVERARIYRCLECHNEVESRKAVKFHLEQGRTTIPCQFCYADIPLIDLIEETFGKNDEFQAKVHKLDEQIDQSLDNASKRIILEGEMLTLVGKAGQIPRLLTNDDWGIDLEIEFKNNKREASGERIYIQLKSGDSYLKPDKKGVLKFYIKDERHIEYWLSHRYPVYLVIRESDGKMFWMNITEYLRKQGDKPSRTVIFNGEELTIDAIKAVRLERLAQAPRALKSGDPKNQTIIE, encoded by the coding sequence ATGGCTGACAAATCAAAAAAAACTAAGGAACAGAGAAAAATTCCTTTTGGATTTACACTGCGTCAAAAATTTCATGAGCAACAGGGCCTTATTAATGACATAGCTTGGTCGCCTGACGGACAGATGATTGCAATCGCCACAAGCAATAACACGGTTCAGGTTTGTGATGTAGCGAATGGAAAGGTGATTTGGACACTTCGACAACCATCAAGCAAGATTAGTAGCATAACTTGGTCGCCAGATGGAACAATGCTGGCATCAGGTTGTGGTGACACGACCATTTGGCTTTGGAATATCAAAACAGGAAAGAGGCGCAAGCAACTAAAAGGTCATAACGACTGGGTTTGGAAAGTGTCGTGGTCGCCGGATGGCAGAACTATCGCATCTAGTTCCCGTGATAATACTATCCGGCTATGGGATATGAAGACAACAAAGTGCCAAAAGGTATGGGAATGGGGATTTTTTGACCTTAAAAGCCAGAATATAGTTTGGTCTTCAGATAGTCAAACGCTTGTATCCTCTTATCTCCATATGATTGGAATTTGGGATGTAGAAACGGGTGAAATGATGCAGATGTTCTCTAAGAAAATTGCTGACTCTATCACGAGTATGGCACTTTCCCCTTGTGGAACTTTGATTGCTCTTGGCACCAAGTCTATAATTTTGATCCTTAATGAAGGACGACTAATCAATCAACTAGAGGGTCATGTAAAAGATGTAACAAGTGTTTCTTTCTCATTTGATGGTCGTCTTTTAGCTTCTAAAGCTAAAGATGGAACAGTAAGGTTCTGGCGTACTGATACTTGGGATACTGTAGCAGTATTACAGGAACCTAGTTTAGGTTTGTCTGATCGTGAAATACAATTTTGTCCAAATTCATCGCTCTTAGCAGCTATTGGTAATCAAGATCAAGAGATTTGCATCTGGGATGTAAATATTGATGCTTTATTCAATAAATTTCTAGAATCCGAGTCCGTTCGATATCGAAATGCCAAAATCGTACTGGTTGGAGATCAAACTGTGGGCAAAACTTCACTAGGTATGGTTTTAGTAGGAGAAGAATTTAAAGCAACAGATGCAACGCATGGTCGTCGAGTTCTAAATTTATCTGTAAAACCTCATACTTCAAAAGAGGGTCTTAAAGAAACTCGTGAAACTCTAATTTGGGACTTAGCTGGACAACCAGAATTTCGATTAATTCATCAACTGTCACTCGATCAGACAGACGTAGCGCTAGTTCTGGTAGATGCTTCAGATCCTAATGATCCGTTTCGTGGAGTTTCATTTTGGAATAAAGCACTACAACAAGCAAAAGATAGCGATCATTTAGTTAAATATCTTGTAGCAGCTAAAACGGACGTTTGTACACCAACAGTCACTCTTGAACGGATGCAGACTTATGCAGCCGAGGCAGGTTTTCAAGGGGTTTTCTTTACATCTGCTAAAACTGGAGAGGGGATAAAAGATTTACTCAAGCAAGTTGAAAAAGGAATAAATTGGGATAATTTACCTCAAAATGTATCTCAGCCTTTGTTCAAAAATATGAAGGATTTCGTTGTAAATAAGAAGCAAAACAATCAAATTCTTAAAACGATAACGGAATTAAGACAACATTTTCAAATTCTATCAAAAGCAAGTTTTGATGAAGAAGAATTCACAGCTGCTATTAAGCAGGTAGAAGCACATGATCTAGTGAGAATTTTATCATTTGGTAATTATGTTTTACTACAATCTGAACTTCTAGATAATTATGCCTCAGCAATGGCAAGTGCTGCTCGGAGGCAACCTGATGGTCTTGGTTTTTTAGAAGCACAAACAGCAAGAGAGGGTAAGTTTGACTTTGGTTCCCTTAAACGTATTAAGCAAGATAATGAGCGAATCATTCTTCAATCAACTATTGAATTGTTTATTACAAAACAATTAGCTATTCTAGATGAAGGCAAACTTATCTTTCCTTCGCAATTCAATCGAGAGTTACCTGAGCATCCAGAACCCGATGGAATTCTTGTTAAATACATATTTGAAGGTGCCATTTTGAATGCTTACGCAACACTTGTTGTTCGTCTATATTACAGTGAAGCGTTTAACATGGAACCTCTATGGAAAAATGCTGCTATATTTCTACCATTTGGCTTAACAGATACATCAAGTAGATGTGGTTTTATTTTAAAAGAAATTGATGAGGGTACTGGCCTACTCACTGTATTTTTTGGTGCTGAGGTTCCAGAACCAACAAAAATCTTATTTTTAAAATATGTTCATGAACATCTAAAGCGCAAAGCATTGGATGGCAAAGTTGAGAGAGCGCGTATTTATAGATGCTTAGAATGTCATAACGAGGTAGAAAGTAGAAAAGCGGTAAAATTTCATCTTGAACAAGGACGAACTACTATTCCTTGTCAATTCTGCTACGCTGATATTCCGCTAATAGATCTAATAGAAGAAACCTTTGGTAAAAACGACGAGTTTCAAGCAAAGGTTCATAAATTAGATGAGCAGATTGATCAAAGCCTTGATAATGCAAGCAAGAGAATAATTCTCGAAGGGGAAATGCTTACTTTAGTTGGCAAAGCAGGACAAATACCGCGCCTATTAACTAATGATGACTGGGGAATTGACCTTGAGATTGAATTCAAAAACAACAAGCGAGAGGCTTCAGGTGAACGTATTTATATACAGTTAAAATCAGGAGACTCTTACTTAAAACCTGACAAAAAAGGAGTTCTTAAGTTCTACATAAAGGATGAGCGACATATAGAATATTGGTTGTCTCATCGTTATCCTGTATATCTTGTTATTCGAGAAAGTGACGGTAAAATGTTTTGGATGAATATTACTGAGTACTTGAGAAAGCAAGGAGATAAACCATCTCGCACTGTTATTTTCAATGGCGAAGAATTGACGATAGATGCAATTAAAGCTGTTAGATTAGAACGATTAGCCCAAGCCCCGCGTGCGCTAAAATCGGGTGATCCAAAAAACCAAACTATTATTGAATAA
- the gatA gene encoding Asp-tRNA(Asn)/Glu-tRNA(Gln) amidotransferase subunit GatA, whose product MASIRELHQQLITKERSAVEITKEALERIETVEPKVRSFLCVTADKALEQAKAVDAKIAAGEEIGLLAGIPIAIKDNMCTKGIPTTCGSKILQGFIPPYESTVTQKLAEAGAVMVGKANMDEFAMGSSTETSAYQVTANPWDLQRVPGGSSGGSAAAVAADEAVVSLGSDTGGSIRLPASFCGIVGMKPTYGLVSRFGLVAYGSSLDQIGPFGRSVEDTAILLGAIAGYDPKDSTSLNVKIPNYAKSLKPNFKVRGVLRVGVISETFGQGLEPVVEKAVTKAIEVLQELGAEIHVISCPRFRYGLPAYYIIAPSEASANLARYDGVKYGMRDEDASNLLSMYTKTRAAGFGPEVKRRIMLGTYALSAGYYDAYYLKAQKVRTLIKKDFDSAFEKVDILVSPTAPTTAFKVGDKTADPLSMYLTDLMTIPVNLAGLPGVSIPCGFDEQGLPIGLQLIGNVLQEELLLQVAYAYEQATTWNEKKPNLD is encoded by the coding sequence ATGGCATCCATCCGCGAGTTGCACCAACAACTCATCACCAAAGAACGTTCTGCTGTAGAAATAACTAAGGAAGCTTTAGAACGCATCGAGACGGTAGAACCGAAAGTGCGTAGTTTTTTATGCGTCACAGCAGACAAGGCTTTAGAACAGGCAAAGGCGGTAGACGCAAAAATTGCAGCTGGTGAAGAAATTGGGCTGCTGGCGGGAATTCCTATTGCCATTAAGGACAATATGTGTACTAAAGGAATTCCCACTACTTGCGGCTCAAAAATTTTGCAAGGTTTTATCCCTCCCTACGAGTCAACCGTAACCCAAAAGTTGGCGGAAGCTGGGGCGGTAATGGTGGGTAAGGCGAACATGGACGAGTTCGCAATGGGTAGTTCTACGGAAACTTCGGCTTATCAGGTTACAGCTAACCCTTGGGATTTGCAAAGGGTTCCCGGTGGTTCTTCGGGGGGTTCGGCGGCGGCTGTGGCGGCTGATGAAGCTGTGGTGTCTTTGGGTTCGGATACTGGGGGATCGATTCGGTTGCCTGCGTCTTTCTGCGGTATTGTGGGGATGAAGCCGACTTATGGGTTGGTTTCTCGTTTCGGTTTGGTGGCTTATGGTTCTTCTTTGGATCAAATTGGGCCTTTTGGTCGATCGGTCGAAGATACAGCTATTTTACTCGGTGCGATCGCAGGTTACGATCCCAAGGATTCTACTAGTTTAAATGTGAAAATCCCCAATTATGCTAAATCTTTGAAGCCGAATTTCAAAGTTAGGGGTGTTTTAAGAGTTGGCGTAATTTCGGAAACTTTTGGCCAAGGTTTAGAACCAGTTGTAGAGAAAGCTGTAACTAAAGCGATCGAAGTTTTGCAAGAATTAGGTGCAGAAATTCATGTGATTTCTTGCCCTCGTTTCCGCTATGGTCTACCAGCATATTACATCATTGCTCCTTCGGAAGCTTCGGCAAATTTAGCCCGTTACGATGGAGTGAAATACGGTATGCGCGATGAAGATGCTAGTAATCTTTTATCTATGTATACTAAGACTCGCGCTGCTGGATTTGGCCCTGAAGTAAAGCGGCGGATTATGTTAGGAACTTATGCTTTATCAGCAGGTTACTATGATGCCTATTATTTGAAGGCACAAAAAGTCCGCACTTTAATTAAAAAAGACTTCGATAGTGCTTTTGAAAAGGTGGATATTCTAGTTTCTCCTACTGCGCCAACAACAGCATTTAAAGTAGGTGATAAAACAGCCGATCCTTTGAGTATGTACTTAACCGATTTGATGACAATTCCAGTTAATTTGGCTGGGTTGCCTGGGGTAAGTATTCCTTGCGGTTTTGATGAACAAGGTTTACCAATTGGTTTGCAATTAATCGGCAATGTTTTACAAGAAGAATTACTCCTACAAGTAGCTTATGCTTACGAACAAGCAACTACTTGGAATGAGAAAAAGCCGAATTTGGATTAA
- a CDS encoding DNA polymerase III subunit alpha yields MSFVGLHTHSDYSLLDGASQIPELIDRVIELGMPAIALTDHGVMYGAIELIKVCRNKNVKPIVGNEMYVVEGDIEKQEKRRRKYHQIVLAKDTQGYKNLVKLTTISHLQGVQGKGIFSRPCINRELLEKYHEGLIVTSGCRAGQVPQLILQGKLKEARECAKWYQDVFKDDYYLEIQDHGYLEDRIVNVEIVKISQELGIKVVATNDSHFTGCSDVEAHDALLCINTGQKLIEDKRMRYSGTEYLKSPEEMAHLFRDHLPDEVIKEAIENTLEVSHKVKKYEIFNEPRLPDYPVPPEHTPSTYLEQLAREGLQERCNSRSYNDIESAYKERLEYELKMIEQMGFSTYFLVVGDYIRFARDKGIPVGPGRGSAAGSLVAYALKITNIDPVHHGLLFERFLNPERKSMPDIDTDFCIERRQEVIEYVTEKYGKERVAQIITFNRLTSKAVLKDVARVLDIPYKEADEMAKLIPVVRGKPTKLKVMISDDTPAQEFKEKYDNDENVRRWIDMAMRIEGTNKTFGVHAAGVVISAQPLDEVVPLQKNNDGSVITQYFMEDLESLGLLKMDFLGLKNLTIIQNTLDLIEKNRGFHVDPDDITADERKAFKILSKGEVKKRPPEVEKTYKVLEKGHLEGVFQLESSGMLDVVKKLKPSSIEDISSILALYRPGPLDAGLIPKFIDRKHGREEINYEHPLLEPILQETYAVLVYQEQIMKMAQDLAGYTLGQADLLRRAMGKKKAEEMQKQRETFIDGSTKNGVNRRIAEQLFDQMVLFAEYCFNKSHSTAYAYVTYQTAYLKANFTGEYMAALLTANSGDQDKVQKYIANCQELNIKVEGPNINRSDIDFTPSDGKILFGLSAIKNVGENAIKNILEVRKAGGKFTDLADLCDRVNLHSVNSRALEALIKCGALDCLNTNRQQLIEHLPLVVSWAQKSKGVSDQPTLFDLGSVRSPAPKAPQINDFAPKEKLQFEKELLGFYVSAHPLKAIEKLAPKLGLDPTPITLNKFTEKPKGNVHVIVMITEIKKVVTKKGDPMAILQIEDLTGKYEAVVFPKTYDKVNPALVTDAPIILKGKVDTKEEQIQLIVNEAELVPADALASLEESSLTEDEPEIMVILELTPQQIEEQQLLENLKAILTEYTSNEQSKFPVVALLQGEHSRQAVRFGKEYWVQDYETAVSRLQNAKFNARIYQPIEF; encoded by the coding sequence ATGTCTTTTGTTGGTTTACACACTCACAGCGATTACAGTTTACTTGATGGCGCAAGTCAAATTCCTGAATTGATCGATCGCGTTATCGAATTGGGTATGCCTGCGATCGCACTTACCGATCATGGTGTAATGTATGGTGCGATCGAATTAATTAAAGTTTGCCGCAATAAGAACGTAAAGCCGATCGTCGGTAACGAAATGTATGTGGTAGAAGGCGACATCGAAAAACAAGAAAAACGCCGTCGCAAATATCACCAAATCGTCTTAGCTAAAGATACCCAAGGTTACAAAAACTTAGTTAAATTAACCACTATTTCTCACCTGCAAGGCGTTCAAGGTAAAGGTATTTTTTCCCGTCCTTGTATTAACCGAGAGTTATTAGAAAAATATCATGAAGGGTTAATTGTCACTAGCGGTTGTCGTGCAGGTCAAGTGCCACAATTGATTTTACAAGGTAAACTAAAAGAAGCCAGAGAATGCGCTAAATGGTATCAAGATGTATTTAAAGATGATTATTATTTAGAAATTCAGGATCACGGTTATTTAGAAGATAGAATTGTTAATGTTGAAATCGTTAAAATTTCCCAAGAATTAGGCATTAAAGTTGTTGCAACTAATGATTCTCATTTTACAGGTTGCTCTGATGTGGAAGCGCACGATGCTTTATTATGTATTAATACAGGACAAAAATTAATAGAAGATAAGCGAATGCGCTATAGCGGGACGGAATATTTAAAATCCCCGGAAGAAATGGCGCATTTATTCCGCGATCATTTGCCAGATGAAGTAATTAAAGAAGCAATAGAAAACACTTTAGAAGTATCACATAAAGTTAAAAAATATGAAATCTTTAACGAACCTAGATTACCAGATTATCCGGTTCCTCCCGAACATACACCTAGCACTTATTTAGAACAACTGGCTAGAGAAGGATTGCAAGAAAGATGCAATAGTCGTAGTTATAATGACATCGAATCAGCATATAAAGAACGGTTGGAATATGAATTAAAAATGATCGAACAAATGGGATTTTCTACTTACTTTTTAGTAGTAGGAGATTACATCAGATTCGCCAGAGATAAAGGCATTCCAGTTGGCCCCGGAAGAGGTTCTGCGGCTGGTTCTTTAGTTGCTTACGCTTTAAAAATTACTAATATTGACCCTGTACATCACGGGCTTTTATTTGAACGTTTCTTAAATCCAGAACGGAAATCAATGCCTGATATTGATACTGATTTTTGTATTGAAAGAAGGCAAGAAGTTATTGAATATGTAACTGAAAAATACGGCAAAGAAAGGGTAGCGCAAATCATTACTTTTAACCGTTTGACTTCTAAAGCGGTGTTAAAAGATGTCGCCAGAGTGTTGGATATTCCCTACAAAGAAGCGGATGAAATGGCGAAATTAATTCCGGTAGTCAGGGGAAAACCAACTAAGTTAAAGGTGATGATTTCTGATGATACTCCTGCCCAAGAGTTTAAAGAAAAATATGATAATGATGAAAATGTCCGCCGTTGGATTGATATGGCAATGCGGATTGAAGGTACCAACAAAACCTTTGGTGTTCACGCTGCGGGTGTGGTAATTTCTGCTCAACCTTTGGATGAAGTCGTACCATTACAAAAGAATAATGACGGTTCAGTAATTACTCAGTATTTCATGGAAGATTTGGAATCTCTGGGTTTGTTAAAAATGGACTTTTTGGGGTTGAAAAACCTGACGATTATTCAAAATACTTTAGATTTAATCGAGAAAAATCGCGGATTTCATGTCGATCCCGATGATATTACTGCTGATGAAAGAAAGGCATTTAAAATATTATCTAAAGGTGAGGTTAAAAAACGCCCACCAGAGGTGGAAAAAACTTATAAGGTTCTGGAAAAAGGACATTTGGAAGGGGTTTTTCAATTAGAATCTTCGGGAATGCTTGATGTGGTGAAAAAGTTAAAACCGTCGAGTATCGAAGATATTTCTTCAATTTTAGCTTTATATCGACCGGGGCCGTTAGATGCAGGGTTGATTCCGAAATTTATCGATCGCAAACACGGCAGAGAAGAAATTAACTACGAACATCCATTGCTAGAACCCATACTTCAAGAAACTTATGCGGTACTAGTATATCAAGAGCAAATCATGAAAATGGCTCAAGATTTGGCGGGATATACTTTAGGTCAAGCTGATTTATTAAGGCGCGCAATGGGCAAAAAAAAGGCCGAAGAAATGCAGAAACAGCGCGAAACTTTTATTGATGGCTCAACTAAAAATGGTGTTAATAGAAGAATAGCAGAACAACTATTCGATCAAATGGTTTTGTTCGCGGAGTACTGTTTTAATAAATCCCATTCCACCGCCTACGCTTATGTTACTTACCAAACTGCTTATTTAAAAGCAAATTTCACTGGCGAATACATGGCTGCATTGCTGACAGCTAACAGTGGCGATCAAGATAAAGTCCAAAAATACATTGCTAACTGTCAAGAATTAAATATTAAAGTAGAAGGGCCAAATATTAACCGTTCTGACATAGATTTTACACCTTCAGATGGGAAAATTTTGTTTGGTTTATCGGCAATCAAAAATGTGGGTGAAAATGCGATTAAAAATATTTTAGAAGTGCGGAAAGCGGGAGGAAAATTTACAGATTTGGCGGATTTGTGCGATCGCGTTAACCTCCACAGCGTCAACAGCCGCGCTTTAGAAGCATTAATTAAATGTGGCGCATTAGATTGTTTGAATACAAATCGTCAACAACTAATTGAACATCTACCTTTAGTCGTCAGTTGGGCACAAAAAAGTAAAGGCGTTTCCGATCAACCAACTTTATTTGACTTAGGAAGTGTCAGAAGTCCCGCACCAAAAGCACCACAAATCAATGATTTTGCACCAAAAGAAAAGCTACAATTTGAAAAAGAATTGTTAGGTTTTTATGTTTCTGCTCATCCCTTAAAAGCCATAGAAAAATTAGCGCCTAAATTAGGTTTAGATCCTACTCCTATCACACTTAATAAATTTACAGAAAAGCCTAAAGGAAATGTTCATGTGATTGTCATGATTACGGAAATTAAAAAAGTAGTCACTAAAAAAGGCGATCCAATGGCAATTCTGCAAATAGAAGATTTAACTGGTAAATATGAAGCAGTTGTTTTTCCTAAAACTTATGACAAAGTTAATCCTGCTTTAGTCACAGATGCACCAATAATTTTGAAAGGAAAAGTAGACACAAAAGAAGAACAAATTCAACTAATTGTTAATGAAGCTGAGTTAGTTCCCGCTGATGCACTGGCGAGTTTAGAAGAAAGTTCTTTAACAGAAGATGAACCAGAAATTATGGTAATTTTGGAACTAACGCCGCAGCAAATAGAAG